A single region of the Thermoanaerobacterium aotearoense genome encodes:
- the csrA gene encoding carbon storage regulator CsrA: MLILTRKIGQSLIIGDDVEIKIVSIDGDNVKIGISAPKNVTVMRKELLEVKDENKKAINIDKSSLKKLEKLIKKD; encoded by the coding sequence ATGCTGATATTGACGCGTAAAATAGGACAGTCTTTGATTATAGGGGATGATGTAGAAATAAAGATTGTAAGCATCGATGGCGACAATGTAAAAATAGGCATATCTGCTCCAAAGAATGTAACTGTCATGAGAAAAGAGCTTTTAGAAGTAAAAGACGAAAACAAAAAAGCAATTAATATAGATAAATCATCGCTTAAAAAATTAGAAAAACTTATAAAAAAAGACTAA
- a CDS encoding flagellin: MIINTNLSALNAWRALEVNNTNTQKALQQLSTGLRINSAADDAAGLAISEKMKGQISGLDMAQRNAQDGISLIQTAEGALNETTSILQRMRELTVQASNSTNTLTDRQNIQKEIDQLKQEINRIASTTQFNTKNLLNGSLAAGKATLTFQIGANSQQVLKVNIGTMTASALKGTAAGNISMASINVATNNASIISAQINSIDAAINKVSAQRANFGAVENRLEHTINNLGTAEQNLTAAESRITDVDMAKEMMEFTKDNILTQSATAMLAQANQQPQTVLQLLK; the protein is encoded by the coding sequence ATGATAATCAACACAAACTTAAGTGCTCTGAATGCTTGGAGAGCATTGGAAGTAAATAACACAAATACGCAGAAAGCATTACAGCAGCTTTCAACAGGTTTAAGAATCAACAGTGCTGCAGATGATGCGGCAGGTCTTGCAATATCTGAAAAGATGAAGGGCCAGATATCAGGACTGGACATGGCTCAAAGAAATGCACAAGACGGTATTTCACTAATACAGACGGCAGAAGGTGCACTGAATGAAACAACGTCAATACTTCAAAGAATGAGGGAACTTACAGTACAGGCATCAAATAGTACTAATACTTTGACAGATAGACAGAACATCCAGAAAGAGATTGACCAGCTGAAGCAAGAAATAAACAGGATAGCGTCGACTACACAGTTCAATACAAAAAATCTTTTAAATGGTTCGTTGGCGGCTGGTAAAGCTACTCTTACATTCCAAATTGGCGCAAATAGCCAACAAGTTCTTAAGGTTAATATTGGAACGATGACAGCATCGGCGTTAAAAGGTACTGCTGCTGGTAATATTTCAATGGCGTCAATTAATGTTGCGACAAACAATGCTTCTATTATAAGCGCACAGATCAATTCCATAGATGCTGCGATAAATAAAGTTTCTGCACAAAGAGCTAATTTTGGTGCTGTTGAGAATAGGCTTGAACATACAATAAATAATCTTGGCACAGCAGAACAAAACTTGACTGCAGCAGAATCTCGTATTACTGATGTTGACATGGCTAAAGAAATGATGGAATTCACAAAAGACAACATACTTACACAATCAGCTACAGCGATGTTAGCTCAGGCAAATCAACAGCCACAAACAGTGTTGCAATTGCTGAAATAA
- a CDS encoding motility associated factor glycosyltransferase family protein: MNSFEILKAKDEFSTLVYKVGDKKVFLHSSYFPDKEAKEWANNIDFDDEAILIIYGVGLGYHINYLLERISFSNRLILVEPSREIFNFAFDNGFYDEFKDMENVYFILDETEENLKTLLSSYIPWDNFENVVYKEFKQYSIVFKEHYNRFNECLLETVNSMRINRNTALYFAEQWQSNFMENLEFVFKSVPVKSFFDTFKNIPAIIVSAGPSLDKNIKLLKEIKNKCIIICVGTALKALIKENIVPDFIVSIDGSEKNFKHFEGYVTDVPLLYDLTIYPEILRKHKGHLIIGNIASGFSDLLEERLSTKFGDIVAGPSVANVSLDFAYKLGCDPIIFIGQDLAYLNDRTHASGTTYENDRIKKDSIEKEYIYVKGNYEDNIITDRVFLSFKTWFENYIYSHLDRTYINSTEGGAYIKGTKVEKLEDVIKHYMKNDLNLTDIINDILTNQKIKPKESKINSLKYEFENSIKNLEKIKNDCIRGAKLSKKMYNEYQKDVNADVSHIVSILDKIDKRLKNSKDSFLYISSILNIVTTKVLKGFKPEKDETEKQKKLRIAMMSYTLYQGIYEAIEKSLEGLKKALKTVDEIKR; the protein is encoded by the coding sequence ATGAACTCATTTGAAATTTTGAAAGCGAAAGATGAATTTAGCACTTTAGTTTATAAAGTTGGAGACAAAAAAGTTTTTTTACATAGCTCATATTTTCCAGATAAAGAAGCGAAAGAATGGGCAAATAATATTGACTTTGATGATGAAGCTATTTTAATTATTTATGGTGTAGGGCTTGGATATCATATAAATTATCTTTTAGAAAGAATATCATTTAGTAATAGATTAATTTTGGTTGAGCCGTCAAGAGAAATATTTAATTTTGCATTTGATAACGGGTTTTATGATGAATTTAAAGATATGGAAAATGTTTATTTTATATTAGATGAGACAGAAGAAAACTTGAAAACTTTGTTATCGTCATATATACCGTGGGATAATTTTGAAAATGTTGTATATAAAGAATTTAAACAATATTCGATTGTTTTTAAAGAGCATTATAACAGATTTAATGAATGCTTGCTGGAGACAGTCAATTCAATGAGGATTAACAGAAACACAGCGCTTTATTTTGCTGAACAATGGCAATCAAATTTTATGGAAAATTTGGAGTTTGTTTTTAAAAGTGTACCTGTTAAGTCTTTTTTTGATACATTTAAAAATATTCCTGCGATAATTGTATCTGCTGGTCCTTCGCTTGACAAAAATATAAAACTTTTGAAAGAAATAAAAAACAAGTGTATAATTATTTGTGTAGGAACAGCTTTAAAAGCACTTATTAAGGAAAATATTGTGCCAGACTTTATTGTTTCAATTGATGGTAGTGAAAAAAATTTTAAACATTTTGAAGGTTATGTAACCGATGTACCTTTATTGTATGATCTTACGATATATCCAGAAATACTGAGAAAACATAAAGGACATTTAATAATAGGAAATATTGCATCAGGATTTTCAGATTTGCTTGAAGAAAGATTATCGACAAAATTTGGAGATATAGTGGCTGGCCCTTCTGTTGCTAATGTGTCGTTGGATTTTGCTTATAAATTGGGATGTGACCCTATAATATTTATTGGTCAGGATTTGGCGTATTTAAATGATAGAACACATGCTTCTGGGACTACATATGAAAATGACAGAATAAAAAAAGATTCCATTGAAAAAGAATATATTTATGTTAAGGGTAACTACGAAGATAATATTATAACAGATCGTGTATTTCTTTCTTTTAAAACATGGTTTGAAAACTATATTTATAGCCATTTAGACAGAACATATATAAACTCTACAGAAGGTGGAGCTTATATAAAAGGCACAAAAGTAGAGAAACTTGAAGATGTGATTAAACATTATATGAAAAATGATTTAAATTTAACTGATATTATCAATGATATTTTAACCAATCAAAAGATTAAACCAAAAGAAAGCAAAATTAATAGCTTAAAATATGAATTTGAAAATTCTATAAAAAACTTAGAAAAAATAAAAAATGACTGTATTCGTGGAGCAAAGTTATCGAAAAAAATGTATAATGAATATCAGAAGGACGTTAATGCAGACGTATCTCATATAGTATCAATATTAGATAAAATAGACAAAAGATTAAAAAACTCAAAAGATAGTTTTTTGTATATCTCTTCTATATTAAACATAGTTACTACAAAAGTTCTAAAAGGTTTTAAACCTGAAAAAGATGAGACTGAAAAGCAAAAAAAATTAAGAATTGCAATGATGTCATATACACTTTATCAAGGAATATATGAAGCGATAGAAAAGTCATTGGAAGGTTTAAAGAAAGCATTAAAGACAGTTGACGAAATCAAACGATGA
- a CDS encoding NAD-dependent 4,6-dehydratase LegB encodes MNLKNKKVLVTGAGGFIGSHLAERLVEIGAKVKAFVRYNSNNNWGWLEKSKYKDEIEIYRGDIRDYDSVREAMKGVDVVFHLAALIGIPYSYLSPLAYIKTNIEGTYNILQSARELNIERVIHTSTSEVYGTARYIPIDELHPLQPQSPYSATKISADNLALSFYNSFDLPVTIVRPFNTYGPRQSARAVIPTIITQILNGEKYIKIGNLKPTRDLNFVFDTVNGFIKIAECDELMGNITNVGSGHEISIGSLVELISKLMDADIEIVQDEQRFRPDKSEVERLVCDNSKIKKYTDWRPEYQLEDGLKETVRWIKDNISLYKSEVYNV; translated from the coding sequence ATGAACTTAAAAAATAAAAAAGTTTTAGTTACAGGGGCAGGAGGATTTATTGGTTCCCATTTAGCAGAAAGATTAGTGGAAATAGGTGCAAAAGTAAAAGCGTTTGTCAGGTATAATTCTAATAATAATTGGGGTTGGTTAGAAAAATCTAAGTATAAAGATGAGATCGAAATTTATAGGGGTGATATAAGAGATTATGATAGTGTTAGAGAGGCTATGAAAGGAGTGGATGTTGTATTTCATCTGGCAGCGCTAATTGGAATTCCATATTCATACCTATCACCTCTTGCCTATATAAAAACTAATATAGAAGGCACATATAATATATTGCAATCTGCAAGAGAGCTTAACATAGAAAGAGTTATACATACTTCAACAAGTGAAGTTTATGGAACGGCAAGATATATACCCATTGATGAATTACATCCACTGCAACCTCAGTCACCATATTCAGCGACTAAAATAAGTGCTGATAATTTGGCTTTAAGTTTTTATAATTCATTTGATTTACCTGTAACAATTGTGAGACCTTTTAATACATATGGGCCACGCCAATCAGCAAGAGCTGTTATTCCTACTATAATAACTCAGATATTAAATGGAGAAAAGTATATAAAAATTGGCAATTTAAAACCTACAAGAGATTTAAATTTTGTTTTTGATACAGTTAATGGATTTATAAAAATTGCTGAATGTGATGAGTTAATGGGGAATATTACAAATGTTGGGTCTGGACATGAAATTTCTATAGGCTCTTTAGTAGAACTGATTTCAAAGTTAATGGATGCTGATATCGAAATAGTACAAGATGAACAAAGATTTAGACCAGACAAAAGTGAAGTTGAAAGATTAGTGTGTGATAACTCTAAAATAAAGAAATATACTGATTGGAGACCCGAATATCAACTTGAAGATGGGCTAAAAGAGACGGTTAGATGGATTAAGGATAATATCAGCTTATATAAATCGGAGGTATATAATGTATAA
- a CDS encoding LegC family aminotransferase, whose product MYNIQLDSPNLGDKEKDYLVKCIESGYVSTVGPFVPEFERRFAEFLNVNHCVSVQSGTAALYMALYELGIKDGDEVIVPAITFVATVNPIVYCGATPVFVDVDKDTWNIDPKEIEKAITPKTKAIIPVHLYGNPCDMDKIMEIAKENNIYVIEDATESLGALYKGRMTGTIGHIGCFSFNGNKVITTGGGGMVASNNEDWVSHIRFLVNQARDMTQGYFHTEIGFNYRMTNLEASLGIAQLERLAGFLEKKRMYFEIYKKIFNGIEEISLQTEYEGAKSSDWLSSVKIDCKKVGMTIHQIQDELKRRGIPTRRIFNPIVDLPPYKKYKKGSYSNSYEIYENGLNLPSSTLNTYEDVKYVAKTLLDILSIKKR is encoded by the coding sequence ATGTATAATATACAACTTGATTCGCCTAATTTAGGTGATAAAGAAAAAGACTATTTAGTGAAATGCATTGAAAGTGGTTATGTATCTACTGTTGGTCCTTTTGTTCCTGAATTCGAAAGAAGATTTGCTGAATTTTTAAATGTAAATCATTGTGTTTCGGTTCAAAGTGGAACAGCAGCACTGTACATGGCACTTTATGAATTAGGCATTAAAGATGGTGATGAGGTTATAGTTCCTGCTATTACATTTGTTGCGACTGTTAATCCAATAGTTTACTGTGGAGCAACTCCTGTATTTGTTGATGTTGATAAAGACACATGGAATATAGATCCAAAAGAAATAGAAAAAGCAATTACACCTAAAACAAAAGCAATTATTCCTGTACATTTATATGGCAATCCATGTGATATGGACAAAATAATGGAGATAGCAAAAGAGAATAATATTTATGTTATAGAAGATGCAACTGAAAGCTTGGGAGCTTTATATAAAGGTAGAATGACTGGCACAATTGGTCACATAGGATGTTTTAGCTTTAATGGTAATAAAGTAATAACCACAGGAGGAGGGGGTATGGTAGCTTCGAATAATGAAGATTGGGTTTCGCATATAAGATTTTTGGTAAATCAGGCAAGAGATATGACTCAAGGCTATTTTCATACAGAAATAGGTTTTAATTATAGAATGACAAATTTAGAAGCATCTTTAGGCATTGCCCAACTTGAACGATTGGCAGGATTTTTAGAAAAAAAACGAATGTATTTCGAGATTTACAAGAAAATTTTTAATGGAATTGAAGAAATTTCTTTGCAGACAGAATATGAAGGTGCAAAAAGTTCTGATTGGTTATCTTCAGTGAAAATTGATTGCAAAAAAGTAGGTATGACTATACATCAAATTCAAGATGAATTAAAAAGAAGGGGTATTCCGACAAGAAGAATATTTAATCCTATAGTAGATCTTCCTCCTTATAAAAAATACAAGAAAGGAAGCTATAGTAATTCTTATGAAATATATGAAAATGGCTTAAATTTACCGAGTTCAACGTTAAATACATATGAAGATGTAAAATATGTTGCAAAGACTTTATTGGATATTTTAAGTATAAAAAAGAGGTAA